The following are encoded together in the Geobacter sulfurreducens PCA genome:
- a CDS encoding lipoprotein gives MNIRTMTAVAAVLSVAAVAGCGGGGGQSAAPQTTISGTVADGYLFKAEVFLDRNGNYQQDSGEPATTTDVNGRFSLAITPGEEALYPVVARAVGSNTYDMDAPAQPLTQGYILTAPRGMHGFISPISTLLREKYETGNYASVSDAMHEIRQQLGLTVLNPASAVLSTDDFVALSGSTNTTTHTEYQRVRTVAGVIADLMAGQISSDAAVNVNRYRYIMGRINLSLPQLCFEATQSANPDVANMRTRYIGTIPGTFVNMTGMFRNMTTTTFWNLSGSTMVPRNRGGMMR, from the coding sequence ATGAACATCAGAACGATGACGGCAGTGGCGGCAGTCCTCTCGGTAGCGGCGGTTGCAGGTTGCGGCGGCGGTGGCGGCCAGTCGGCGGCGCCCCAGACGACCATCAGCGGCACGGTGGCGGACGGCTACCTCTTCAAGGCCGAGGTGTTCCTGGACCGGAACGGCAACTATCAGCAGGATTCGGGCGAACCGGCCACGACCACCGATGTGAACGGCAGATTCTCCCTGGCGATCACCCCGGGCGAGGAAGCGCTCTACCCGGTGGTGGCCCGCGCGGTTGGTTCCAACACCTATGACATGGACGCCCCGGCCCAGCCCCTGACCCAGGGCTACATCCTCACGGCCCCCCGGGGAATGCACGGCTTCATCAGTCCCATCTCCACCCTGCTGCGCGAGAAGTACGAAACCGGCAACTATGCATCCGTCAGCGATGCCATGCACGAGATCCGGCAGCAACTGGGCCTCACGGTCCTGAACCCAGCCAGCGCTGTCCTGTCCACGGACGATTTCGTGGCACTGTCCGGCTCCACGAACACGACGACCCACACCGAATATCAGAGGGTCCGGACCGTGGCCGGGGTGATCGCGGACCTCATGGCCGGGCAGATCTCCTCCGATGCGGCCGTCAACGTCAACCGGTACCGCTACATCATGGGGCGGATCAACCTGAGTCTGCCCCAACTCTGCTTCGAGGCCACCCAGAGCGCCAACCCCGACGTGGCGAACATGCGGACGCGCTACATCGGCACCATCCCGGGCACCTTCGTCAACATGACGGGCATGTTCCGCAACATGACCACGACCACCTTCTGGAACCTGTCGGGCTCCACCATGGTCCCCCGCAACCGGGGCGGCATGATGCGCTGA
- a CDS encoding heavy-metal-associated domain-containing protein, with protein sequence MGAMKKGTIGIVVAAVIVVVLCAFAVRLEASADSVAVLRAQGMTCGSCAGKIEKTLGKQAGVARVQVDVDAGKVVVGFDSRTVRPEILAERVTGAGYGCSILQVLTPEEYRAQTGSTTAFVRQGGGCGGGCCGK encoded by the coding sequence ATGGGTGCAATGAAAAAAGGAACCATCGGTATCGTGGTCGCGGCAGTGATCGTGGTGGTGCTCTGTGCATTTGCGGTGCGGCTGGAGGCGTCGGCTGACAGCGTGGCCGTCCTGCGGGCCCAGGGCATGACCTGCGGCAGCTGCGCCGGCAAGATCGAGAAGACGCTCGGCAAACAGGCGGGCGTCGCCAGAGTCCAGGTGGACGTGGATGCCGGCAAGGTCGTGGTCGGCTTCGACTCCCGCACCGTGCGGCCCGAGATTCTGGCCGAACGCGTTACCGGCGCCGGCTACGGATGCAGCATCCTCCAGGTCCTCACCCCCGAGGAGTACCGGGCGCAGACCGGCAGTACCACCGCCTTTGTCCGGCAGGGTGGCGGGTGCGGCGGAGGCTGCTGCGGTAAGTAG
- a CDS encoding TolC family protein, producing MITCILRTLLASAVCVLLLAGPARSGDAPAGEDLNSLVSRALAVNPELKASEARWEMFRNRVAQAGALADPMLMFKLQNFLLRDPLDSRRDPMSQRVIGISQELPFWGKRALKTEIADREAEALRWQVEERKLELARMVKETWYQLYLVDRELDIVERNIRVMDDFVTLAETRYSVGQGAQQDVFKGQVERSRMLDMQIALAQQRTSLQATLNTLLFRPAETPVGRVPDLEIRPISLSAAELRALAEENRPQFRSVRAQLEKGAAGHRLAGLESFPDVTLSLEYMQRDPSMDERGYDMYSVGLTFNLPVQRERRRAMARESVAETDMARAELNTLNNAIALGIADSLARLERSEKLAQLYRTGIIPQAEQSLESATIGYRVGKVDFLSLLDARVTVFNYERQYYEALAEHGMRRAQLEALVGRELE from the coding sequence ATGATCACTTGCATCCTGAGGACCCTTCTCGCATCGGCGGTTTGCGTCCTGCTCCTTGCCGGCCCGGCCCGGTCCGGAGATGCTCCGGCCGGGGAGGATCTGAACTCCCTGGTGAGCCGCGCCCTTGCCGTCAACCCGGAGCTCAAGGCTTCCGAGGCCCGGTGGGAGATGTTCCGCAACCGCGTGGCCCAGGCCGGCGCCCTGGCCGACCCCATGCTCATGTTCAAGCTCCAGAACTTTCTCCTGCGCGATCCCCTGGACAGCCGGCGGGACCCCATGAGCCAGCGGGTGATCGGCATCTCCCAGGAGCTTCCCTTCTGGGGCAAGCGCGCCCTGAAGACCGAGATCGCCGACCGGGAGGCCGAGGCCCTCAGGTGGCAGGTGGAGGAGCGCAAGCTGGAGCTGGCCCGCATGGTCAAGGAGACCTGGTACCAGCTCTACCTGGTTGATCGGGAGCTGGATATCGTGGAACGCAACATCCGGGTGATGGACGACTTCGTCACCCTGGCCGAAACCCGTTACTCGGTGGGGCAGGGGGCCCAGCAGGACGTGTTCAAGGGACAGGTGGAGCGTTCCCGGATGCTCGACATGCAGATCGCCCTCGCGCAGCAGCGCACGAGCCTCCAGGCCACCCTCAACACCCTCCTCTTCAGGCCGGCCGAGACCCCGGTGGGGCGCGTGCCGGACCTGGAGATCCGCCCCATTTCCCTCTCAGCCGCCGAGTTGCGTGCCCTGGCCGAGGAGAACCGTCCCCAGTTCAGGAGCGTGCGGGCCCAGTTGGAAAAGGGGGCGGCAGGGCACCGGCTGGCCGGCCTGGAATCATTCCCGGACGTGACCCTCTCCCTTGAGTACATGCAGCGGGACCCCTCCATGGATGAGCGGGGGTACGACATGTACTCGGTGGGGCTCACCTTCAATCTGCCGGTGCAGCGGGAGCGCCGCCGCGCCATGGCCCGGGAGTCCGTGGCCGAGACGGACATGGCCCGGGCCGAGCTGAACACCCTGAACAATGCCATTGCCTTGGGCATCGCCGACAGCCTGGCCCGGCTGGAACGCAGCGAAAAACTGGCGCAGCTCTACCGCACGGGGATTATCCCCCAGGCCGAGCAGTCGCTGGAATCGGCCACCATCGGCTACCGGGTGGGGAAGGTCGATTTCCTCTCCCTGCTGGACGCCCGGGTTACGGTCTTCAATTACGAACGCCAGTACTACGAGGCCCTGGCCGAGCACGGCATGCGCCGGGCCCAGCTGGAGGCGCTGGTGGGGAGGGAACTGGAGTGA
- a CDS encoding efflux RND transporter periplasmic adaptor subunit has translation MLFTRRIMLPLVALLLALVAAGCQKQGAEAPKGDGHDHAAEAKVEYTCPMHPFIIKDKPGSCPICGMDLVKKVAGAGADAKELEKLAQVAIPTTQMVMANVATQPVTAKSLQKEITATGIVAYDQRRQAKVTAWVAGRIDRLNVNAVGDFVSRGRPVAELYSPDLVSAQQEYLLALKSRDRLKDSPIASISQGGEGLVASARQRLLLMGVKEQQIAGLEKAGQPNIKLPVYTPLSGVVIEKIAIEGQYVNMGDPLFTIADLSTVWVEAEIYESDVSFVKVGQRVEVTSASWPGKTFAGRISLVYPFLDPKTRTIKARIELSNPGLKLKPDMFVNAAIKMPLGSAVVVPAAAVMDTGTRQVVWVQVKEGTFQPRDVKVGARVGDEVQVLSGLTAGEVIASSGAYLIDSESQLRGGSGTGHEGMPGMEKEGVKPAPAAPPAKKNDMGMDDMKM, from the coding sequence ATGTTGTTCACGAGAAGGATCATGCTGCCGCTGGTGGCGCTTCTGCTGGCCCTGGTCGCTGCTGGCTGCCAGAAGCAGGGGGCCGAAGCCCCCAAAGGGGACGGCCACGACCACGCCGCCGAGGCCAAGGTCGAGTACACCTGCCCCATGCACCCCTTCATCATCAAGGACAAGCCCGGATCATGTCCTATCTGCGGCATGGACCTGGTGAAGAAGGTCGCCGGAGCCGGCGCCGACGCCAAGGAACTGGAGAAGCTCGCCCAGGTAGCCATCCCCACCACCCAGATGGTGATGGCCAACGTGGCGACCCAGCCCGTGACGGCCAAAAGCCTCCAGAAGGAGATCACCGCCACGGGGATCGTGGCCTACGACCAGCGGCGCCAGGCCAAGGTAACCGCCTGGGTGGCGGGGCGGATCGATCGGCTCAACGTCAACGCGGTCGGCGACTTCGTCTCCAGGGGACGGCCGGTGGCGGAACTCTATTCGCCCGACCTGGTCTCGGCCCAGCAAGAGTATCTCCTGGCCCTCAAGAGCCGCGACCGGCTCAAGGACTCTCCCATCGCCTCCATCTCCCAGGGGGGAGAGGGGCTCGTGGCTTCCGCTCGGCAGCGGCTCCTGCTCATGGGAGTGAAGGAACAGCAGATCGCCGGTCTGGAAAAGGCGGGACAGCCCAACATCAAGCTCCCCGTCTATACCCCCCTCTCCGGCGTGGTGATCGAAAAGATCGCCATCGAAGGGCAGTACGTGAACATGGGCGATCCCCTCTTCACCATCGCCGACCTCTCCACGGTCTGGGTCGAGGCCGAGATCTACGAGAGCGACGTCTCCTTCGTCAAGGTGGGGCAGCGGGTCGAGGTGACTTCTGCCTCGTGGCCGGGCAAGACCTTTGCGGGGCGCATCTCCCTGGTCTATCCGTTCCTCGATCCCAAGACTCGGACCATCAAGGCCCGGATCGAGCTCTCCAACCCTGGGCTGAAGCTGAAGCCCGACATGTTCGTCAACGCCGCCATCAAGATGCCCCTGGGCTCGGCCGTTGTCGTCCCCGCTGCGGCGGTGATGGATACCGGAACCCGGCAGGTGGTCTGGGTGCAGGTGAAGGAGGGGACCTTCCAGCCCCGCGACGTGAAGGTGGGGGCGAGGGTCGGCGACGAGGTGCAGGTACTCTCGGGGCTGACGGCGGGCGAAGTGATCGCCTCCTCCGGCGCGTACCTCATCGACTCGGAATCGCAGTTGCGGGGCGGCTCCGGCACGGGCCACGAAGGGATGCCCGGCATGGAAAAGGAAGGGGTGAAACCGGCCCCGGCCGCGCCTCCCGCCAAGAAGAACGACATGGGCATGGATGACATGAAGATGTGA
- a CDS encoding efflux RND transporter permease subunit, whose translation MIEKIIEYSARNRVIILMLFALVIGWGIWAVYKTPVDAIPDLSDNQVIVFTDFPGRSPQVVEDQVTYPLAVNLQGLPRVKAVRASSAFGFSMIYVIFDDKADIYWARTRVLERLNYAASLLPAGVVPTLGPDGTGVGHVFWYTLEGKGYDLEQLRTLQDWFVRYQLNTVPGVAEVASIGGFVREYQVDLDPHKLFAYNIKVSDVMEAIKAANNDVGGRLLEQADAEYLIRGRGYVKSPADIENIVVTADMRGTPVYVKNLGTVQMGGAIRRGLLDLNGEGEVVGGIVVMRYGENAKDVIDRVKEKITALEKGLPPGVKIKTAYDRSDLIERAIHTLKRALTEESIVVSLVVLVFLLHFQSALVIVLTLPIAVLIAFITMKLMGVSSNIMSLGGIAIAIGVLVDAGVIMVENCYRHLSELPEEERKARRLEVIIASAKQVGRAIFFSLAIIVLSFVPVFLLEGQEGKLFHPLAFTKTFSMVGSALIAITLVPVLMYFFMRGKMPLESANPVSRFFIRLYGPVIRWCLKWKKTVIALNMVALLVAVPLYMKLGSEFMPPLDEGSLLYMPVTLPNVSITEAKRIIQVQDAVIKSHPEVELVLGKVGRAETSTDPAPVSMFESIIILKPKDTWRPGITKNDIVSELDARLQQIGVRNGWTQPIINRINMLSTGVRTDLGLKIFGNDLNVLRDLAVQAEGILKGVNGAADVVAERVTGGNYLDIDIDREAAARYGVKVADVQEVIATALGGETLTTAVDGRNRFPIRLRYLRDYRDSIPAIQRILVSGMGGAQVPLSQVTKLKVSTGAPEIASEGGLLRSIVFLNVRGRDMGSFMKDAQAVVEKQLKLPPGYYVSWSGQWENQVRAKARLQVLIPAGIVIIFILLYFTFHSALEASMVMLSVPFALVGGVYLVAALGYNMSVAVWVGFIALYGVAVETGVVMVIYLHEALDKKLMAGPVTEQDIYDATYEGAVLRLRPKLMTVAVALMGLVPIMWSSGTGADVMKPIAAPMIGGMISSAIHVLIMTPVIFVLMKKHDLKKGKLKYSGMKH comes from the coding sequence ATGATCGAGAAAATCATCGAATATTCGGCCCGCAACCGGGTCATCATCCTCATGCTTTTTGCCCTGGTCATCGGCTGGGGGATCTGGGCCGTCTACAAGACGCCGGTGGATGCGATCCCCGACCTCTCCGACAACCAGGTGATCGTTTTCACCGACTTTCCCGGCCGCTCCCCCCAGGTGGTGGAGGACCAGGTGACCTATCCCCTGGCGGTGAACCTCCAGGGCCTTCCCCGGGTAAAGGCGGTGCGGGCGTCGTCGGCCTTCGGCTTTTCGATGATCTACGTGATCTTCGACGACAAGGCAGACATCTACTGGGCCCGGACCCGGGTGCTGGAGCGGCTGAACTACGCGGCCTCGCTCCTGCCCGCCGGCGTGGTGCCGACGCTGGGCCCCGACGGCACCGGCGTGGGGCACGTCTTCTGGTACACCTTGGAAGGGAAGGGGTACGACCTGGAACAGCTCCGGACCCTGCAGGACTGGTTCGTCCGCTACCAGCTCAACACCGTGCCCGGCGTGGCCGAGGTGGCCTCCATCGGCGGCTTTGTCCGCGAATACCAAGTCGACCTGGACCCCCACAAGCTCTTTGCCTATAACATCAAGGTCTCCGACGTGATGGAGGCGATCAAGGCGGCCAACAACGACGTGGGAGGCCGCCTGCTGGAACAGGCCGATGCCGAGTACCTGATCCGGGGCCGGGGCTACGTCAAGTCGCCCGCGGACATCGAAAACATCGTGGTCACCGCCGACATGCGCGGCACCCCGGTCTACGTTAAGAACCTCGGCACCGTCCAGATGGGGGGCGCCATCCGCCGTGGACTCCTGGACCTGAACGGCGAGGGCGAGGTCGTCGGCGGGATCGTGGTCATGCGCTACGGCGAGAACGCCAAGGACGTCATCGATCGGGTGAAGGAGAAGATCACCGCCCTGGAGAAGGGGCTGCCGCCGGGGGTGAAGATCAAGACCGCCTACGACCGCTCCGACCTGATCGAGCGGGCGATCCATACCCTCAAGCGGGCCCTGACCGAAGAATCCATTGTCGTCTCCCTGGTGGTGCTCGTGTTCCTGCTCCATTTCCAGAGCGCCCTGGTGATCGTCCTGACCCTGCCCATCGCGGTGCTCATCGCCTTCATCACCATGAAGCTCATGGGAGTCAGCTCCAACATCATGTCCCTGGGAGGGATCGCCATCGCCATCGGCGTGCTGGTGGACGCCGGGGTCATCATGGTGGAGAACTGCTACCGCCACCTGTCCGAACTGCCCGAGGAGGAGCGGAAGGCGCGGCGGCTTGAGGTGATCATCGCCAGCGCCAAACAGGTGGGACGGGCCATCTTCTTCTCCCTGGCCATCATCGTCCTCTCCTTCGTGCCGGTCTTTCTCCTGGAGGGACAGGAGGGGAAACTCTTCCATCCCCTGGCCTTCACCAAGACCTTCTCCATGGTGGGCTCGGCCCTGATCGCCATCACCCTGGTGCCGGTTCTCATGTATTTCTTCATGCGGGGCAAGATGCCGCTGGAGAGCGCCAACCCGGTTTCCCGCTTCTTCATCCGGCTCTACGGGCCGGTGATCAGGTGGTGCCTGAAGTGGAAAAAGACGGTCATCGCCCTGAACATGGTGGCTCTGCTCGTTGCCGTGCCCCTCTACATGAAGCTGGGCTCCGAGTTCATGCCGCCCCTGGATGAGGGGTCGCTCCTCTACATGCCGGTGACCCTCCCCAACGTCTCCATCACGGAGGCCAAGCGGATCATCCAGGTCCAGGATGCCGTCATCAAGAGCCACCCCGAGGTGGAGCTGGTGCTCGGCAAGGTGGGGCGGGCCGAAACCTCCACCGACCCGGCGCCGGTCTCCATGTTCGAGTCGATCATCATCCTTAAGCCCAAGGATACATGGCGGCCCGGCATCACCAAGAACGACATCGTCAGCGAGCTGGACGCCAGGCTGCAGCAGATCGGGGTGCGCAACGGCTGGACCCAGCCGATCATCAACCGGATCAACATGCTCTCCACCGGGGTGCGGACCGACCTGGGGCTCAAGATCTTCGGCAACGACCTGAACGTCCTGCGCGATCTGGCGGTGCAGGCGGAAGGAATTCTCAAGGGGGTCAACGGCGCGGCGGACGTGGTGGCCGAGCGGGTCACCGGCGGCAACTACCTGGACATTGATATCGACCGCGAGGCGGCGGCCCGCTATGGAGTCAAGGTAGCCGACGTGCAGGAGGTGATCGCCACGGCCCTGGGAGGCGAGACGCTCACCACCGCCGTTGACGGCCGCAACCGCTTCCCGATTCGGCTCCGCTACCTGCGCGACTACCGGGACAGCATCCCGGCCATTCAGCGCATCCTCGTTTCCGGCATGGGCGGTGCCCAAGTGCCCCTGTCCCAGGTAACCAAGCTCAAGGTCTCCACCGGCGCGCCGGAGATCGCCAGCGAGGGGGGACTGCTCCGCTCCATCGTCTTCCTCAACGTCCGGGGCCGCGACATGGGGAGCTTCATGAAGGATGCCCAGGCCGTGGTCGAGAAGCAGCTGAAGCTGCCGCCGGGCTACTATGTGTCCTGGTCGGGGCAGTGGGAGAACCAGGTGCGGGCCAAGGCGCGGCTCCAGGTCCTGATCCCGGCCGGAATCGTGATCATCTTCATCCTGCTCTACTTCACCTTCCACTCGGCCCTGGAGGCGAGCATGGTGATGCTCTCGGTTCCCTTCGCCCTGGTGGGCGGGGTCTACCTGGTGGCCGCGCTCGGGTATAACATGTCGGTGGCGGTCTGGGTCGGCTTCATCGCCCTCTACGGCGTGGCCGTGGAAACCGGAGTGGTGATGGTCATTTATCTGCACGAGGCCCTGGACAAAAAACTCATGGCCGGTCCGGTGACAGAGCAGGACATCTACGACGCCACCTACGAGGGGGCGGTGCTCCGCCTGCGGCCCAAGCTCATGACCGTGGCGGTGGCTCTCATGGGGCTTGTGCCGATCATGTGGTCCAGCGGCACCGGCGCCGACGTCATGAAACCCATCGCGGCACCCATGATCGGCGGCATGATTTCCTCCGCCATCCACGTGCTGATCATGACGCCGGTCATCTTCGTGCTGATGAAAAAGCACGATCTGAAGAAGGGAAAGCTGAAGTATTCGGGAATGAAGCACTAA
- a CDS encoding TerC family protein has product MELLTDPQAWLALATLTALEIVLGIDNIIFISILSSKLPAEQQEKARLTGLGLAMFTRVALLFSLAWLMGLTEPLLSVLETDISGRDLILIAGGLFLLAKSTMEIHDKLEGAESHGTVKAAASFGAIIFQILLLDIVFSLDSIITAIGMANQLAVMVAAVVIAVGFMMLFAGKISAFVDSHPTIKMLALSFLILIGVALIGDGLDMHIPKGYIYFAMAFSVGVEMLNMKMRAKGKPVKLHQPYTE; this is encoded by the coding sequence ATGGAATTATTGACCGACCCCCAGGCCTGGCTTGCCCTGGCCACCCTCACCGCCCTGGAGATCGTCCTGGGCATCGACAACATCATCTTCATCTCAATCCTTTCATCCAAACTGCCGGCGGAACAGCAGGAAAAGGCCCGCCTCACCGGCCTGGGCCTGGCCATGTTCACGCGGGTGGCGCTGCTGTTCTCCCTCGCCTGGCTCATGGGACTCACGGAGCCGCTGCTGTCGGTGCTGGAAACGGATATTTCCGGCCGCGATCTGATCCTGATCGCCGGCGGCCTCTTCCTCCTGGCCAAGAGCACCATGGAGATCCACGACAAGCTGGAAGGGGCCGAAAGCCACGGTACGGTCAAGGCAGCGGCGTCCTTCGGGGCCATCATCTTCCAGATCCTTCTGCTGGACATCGTGTTCTCTCTCGACTCGATCATCACCGCCATCGGCATGGCCAACCAGCTGGCGGTCATGGTGGCGGCCGTAGTCATCGCCGTTGGGTTCATGATGCTCTTCGCCGGCAAGATCAGCGCCTTCGTGGATTCGCACCCGACCATCAAGATGCTTGCCCTCTCCTTCCTCATCCTGATCGGGGTGGCGCTCATCGGGGACGGCCTCGACATGCACATTCCCAAGGGGTACATCTACTTTGCCATGGCCTTCTCCGTGGGGGTCGAGATGCTCAACATGAAGATGCGTGCGAAAGGAAAACCGGTCAAGCTGCACCAGCCCTACACGGAGTGA
- the gluQRS gene encoding tRNA glutamyl-Q(34) synthetase GluQRS, with translation MCVPSTPQPPVIGRFAPSPTGPLHVGSLVAAVASYAMARRQGGLWLVRMEDLDTPRVVPGMADDILRTLECLGFDWDGDIMRQSRRADAYGAALQRLLAAGHAYPCGCSRAEIARAATAPHDGDGEIPYPNLCRRGLPPGKEPRSFRVRVPAEPVEFTDLVMGPQHHDLPAMCGDFVIKRADGLFAYQLAVVVDDEAQGVTQVVRGADLLSSTPRQIVLQRLLGFDTPVYAHVPLVTGPGGGKLSKRDNALSLAAGRDLTREGGMLLLAALRFLGQSPPAELAGASGARVLRWAAGNFEPSAIPTAAAPFHASP, from the coding sequence ATGTGCGTCCCTTCCACCCCCCAGCCGCCGGTTATCGGCCGCTTCGCCCCGTCCCCCACGGGGCCGCTCCACGTGGGCTCCCTCGTGGCGGCGGTGGCGAGCTACGCCATGGCCCGGCGCCAGGGGGGGCTCTGGCTCGTCCGCATGGAGGACCTGGATACCCCCCGGGTGGTGCCGGGGATGGCGGATGACATCCTGCGGACCCTGGAGTGCCTGGGGTTTGACTGGGATGGCGACATCATGCGGCAGAGCCGCCGCGCCGACGCCTACGGGGCCGCCCTCCAACGGCTCCTGGCGGCAGGGCACGCCTACCCCTGCGGCTGCTCCCGGGCCGAGATCGCCCGGGCAGCCACCGCCCCCCACGACGGGGATGGCGAGATCCCCTATCCAAATCTTTGCCGCCGGGGACTCCCGCCGGGCAAGGAACCCCGCTCCTTTCGCGTGCGGGTGCCGGCGGAGCCGGTGGAGTTCACGGATCTGGTCATGGGACCGCAGCACCACGACCTCCCTGCGATGTGCGGCGACTTCGTGATCAAGCGGGCAGACGGTCTCTTCGCCTACCAGCTGGCCGTGGTGGTGGATGACGAGGCCCAGGGGGTGACCCAGGTGGTGCGCGGCGCCGACCTCCTTTCCTCTACCCCCCGGCAGATCGTGCTCCAGCGGCTACTCGGCTTCGACACCCCCGTCTATGCCCACGTGCCGCTGGTGACAGGCCCCGGCGGCGGCAAGCTCTCCAAGCGGGACAACGCCCTGTCCCTGGCCGCCGGCCGTGATCTGACGCGGGAAGGGGGCATGCTTCTGCTGGCCGCCCTTCGCTTCCTGGGGCAGTCCCCGCCCGCGGAACTGGCCGGGGCATCCGGTGCCCGCGTACTCCGCTGGGCCGCCGGCAATTTCGAGCCGTCGGCAATTCCGACCGCGGCCGCCCCCTTTCACGCTTCCCCCTGA
- a CDS encoding IPT/TIG domain-containing protein has protein sequence MALPSLWGILSAAAGVAALASISWSQVLPPPANQYLGMFDTVPSFQSTEDCTVCHTGSDTIAFRHHALINTTTPPVSCVNYTGNPASLANGCHVLIPDGSGGYTLQDFRTCGACHVSSPHHSTRAALQLDCKSCHGSFVDNPGDGHYIPSYDLGGSMAPHHHGYDVKDPVTGKTITVNGCAACHQADPTAVDPRTGVVRPVFDNADTHHATQLDCAVCHPGSDPASTTIRSCEACHGPDTLHNIQMDSPTAENIGIIVPFKEQAGWGHVGSNWDCIGCHYSWLEVSWLAASAGPWSATVPYLKEQSAYTLPAGSARNLTLTGSGFVNVGGDGQTYSSVVVLDNGRSPVTIQPAAITDREIRILLPALTAGNYTLRVVKSDKQSNRATLTVVPPLRISRITLGAAGTLTITGSGFGPAPPTGYKAGLGIFAGTTEATVISWSPTRIVATSPAFARGTAVTVKTINGTVSGSVLTTSKHLR, from the coding sequence ATGGCGTTACCGAGTCTGTGGGGCATATTGTCGGCAGCGGCAGGGGTGGCGGCCCTCGCTTCCATCTCCTGGTCACAGGTGCTGCCTCCGCCCGCCAATCAGTACCTGGGGATGTTCGACACCGTTCCCAGCTTTCAGTCCACGGAGGACTGCACCGTCTGCCACACGGGCAGCGACACCATCGCCTTCCGGCACCACGCCCTCATCAACACGACCACCCCGCCGGTCAGTTGCGTCAACTACACCGGAAACCCGGCCAGCCTGGCCAACGGATGCCACGTGCTCATCCCCGACGGCTCGGGGGGGTATACCCTCCAGGACTTCCGCACCTGCGGCGCCTGCCACGTGTCGTCCCCCCACCATTCGACCCGGGCGGCCCTCCAGCTCGACTGCAAGTCCTGCCACGGCAGCTTCGTCGACAATCCCGGCGACGGCCACTATATACCTTCCTATGACCTCGGCGGCTCCATGGCGCCCCATCACCACGGTTATGACGTCAAGGACCCGGTGACCGGTAAAACGATCACCGTCAACGGATGCGCCGCCTGCCACCAGGCGGACCCGACGGCCGTCGATCCCCGGACCGGCGTGGTCAGGCCGGTGTTCGACAACGCCGACACCCACCACGCGACCCAGCTGGACTGCGCGGTCTGCCACCCCGGATCCGACCCGGCAAGCACCACTATCCGGAGCTGCGAGGCCTGCCACGGGCCGGACACGCTCCACAACATCCAGATGGACTCCCCCACGGCCGAGAATATCGGCATCATCGTCCCGTTCAAGGAGCAAGCGGGGTGGGGGCACGTGGGGAGCAACTGGGACTGCATTGGCTGCCACTATTCATGGCTTGAGGTTTCGTGGCTGGCGGCCTCCGCCGGCCCCTGGTCCGCAACGGTCCCCTACCTGAAGGAGCAGAGCGCGTACACCCTTCCGGCCGGCAGCGCCCGGAACCTGACCCTCACGGGTTCGGGCTTCGTCAATGTCGGCGGGGACGGCCAGACCTACTCGTCAGTGGTTGTCCTCGACAACGGCCGGTCGCCGGTGACCATCCAACCGGCCGCCATTACCGACCGTGAAATCCGTATTCTGCTGCCGGCCCTGACCGCGGGCAACTATACGCTGCGGGTGGTCAAGAGCGACAAGCAGAGCAACCGGGCCACCCTGACGGTGGTGCCGCCGCTGCGGATCAGCCGGATCACGCTCGGCGCCGCCGGGACCCTCACCATCACGGGCAGCGGCTTCGGCCCTGCGCCACCCACCGGCTACAAAGCGGGACTCGGCATCTTTGCCGGCACAACCGAAGCAACGGTCATCTCCTGGTCTCCCACGCGCATCGTCGCCACGAGCCCCGCCTTTGCCAGGGGAACCGCCGTTACCGTCAAGACCATCAACGGCACCGTGTCGGGATCGGTGCTGACCACCTCGAAGCACCTGCGCTGA
- a CDS encoding DUF2318 domain-containing protein, with translation MQTGTVKQMMKLGVIALAAVLVVAGAVTAFSLPGFGKFEKAKVVKGAVSIPLADLQDGKARFYRHSEGGRDIAFFAVKAPNGSYRAAFDACEVCFQEKKGYVQDGGFMTCRQCNKKFATDRIGEGPGGGCNPAAIPARQAGGNLVINVADIRTGARFF, from the coding sequence ATGCAGACCGGAACAGTAAAGCAGATGATGAAGCTCGGGGTGATCGCTCTGGCGGCCGTGCTGGTCGTGGCTGGAGCGGTGACTGCCTTCAGCCTGCCGGGGTTCGGCAAGTTCGAAAAGGCCAAGGTCGTGAAGGGTGCCGTGAGCATTCCCCTGGCCGACCTGCAGGACGGCAAGGCCCGTTTCTACCGCCACAGCGAAGGGGGGCGCGATATTGCCTTCTTCGCGGTCAAGGCCCCTAACGGCAGCTACCGGGCCGCCTTTGACGCCTGCGAGGTCTGCTTCCAGGAGAAGAAGGGCTACGTGCAGGATGGCGGCTTCATGACCTGCCGCCAGTGCAACAAGAAGTTCGCCACCGACCGCATCGGCGAGGGGCCGGGCGGCGGATGCAACCCGGCGGCCATCCCCGCCCGGCAGGCCGGCGGCAATCTGGTTATCAACGTAGCCGACATCCGCACCGGCGCCCGGTTCTTCTGA